In Flavobacterium sp. CS20, a single window of DNA contains:
- a CDS encoding IS4 family transposase, with translation MNKSKNFSGQPIIKQVLNFILPNDVYRTAEKHNSDRYTKKFTTYEHLVTMIFTVISGCSSLREVSSIMLACEGKINHLGLKDFPKRSTLSDANRRRSSSVFADIYHLLYKRYHRFLSDSRTYEPAVKDLKIVDSSTITLFSDILKGVGRNSLNGKKKGGIKMHTMINAMEDVPCLIKFSNAATHDHTFLKDLELKKGSYVVFDKGYVDYKQYQKWTLENIYFVTRQKDNARYTSLEEFDIPDTVDDAVLKDEKIELKDNDGKPFYLRRIAFWYDKHQKVYEFITNNYELQADKIAEIYKNRWQIETMFKRLKQNFPLKYFLGDNQNAIEIQIWVSLIIQLIMLVIQRKAERKWAYSNMMSVIRYHLMTYIDLFKFLKNPEAKWEDITTKNIGQLSLFDP, from the coding sequence ATGAACAAAAGTAAAAATTTCAGCGGTCAACCCATTATCAAACAGGTTTTAAATTTTATTTTACCCAACGATGTTTATCGGACAGCCGAAAAGCATAACAGCGACAGATACACTAAAAAGTTCACTACTTATGAGCATTTAGTTACTATGATTTTCACTGTCATTAGTGGTTGTAGCTCGCTTCGTGAAGTATCGAGTATTATGCTTGCTTGTGAAGGAAAAATCAACCATTTGGGGCTAAAAGATTTCCCAAAGCGAAGCACATTATCTGACGCCAACAGGAGAAGAAGCTCATCAGTATTTGCTGATATTTACCATTTACTCTATAAACGTTACCACCGATTTTTGTCGGACAGCAGAACTTATGAACCAGCTGTAAAAGACCTTAAAATTGTTGATTCATCAACTATAACACTCTTTAGTGACATTCTTAAAGGTGTAGGTAGAAACTCACTCAACGGCAAAAAGAAAGGTGGTATCAAGATGCACACTATGATAAATGCTATGGAAGATGTGCCCTGTCTGATAAAGTTCTCAAATGCCGCAACCCATGACCATACCTTTTTAAAGGATCTTGAACTCAAGAAAGGTTCTTATGTCGTCTTTGATAAAGGTTATGTGGATTATAAACAATACCAAAAATGGACCTTAGAGAATATTTACTTTGTGACCAGACAAAAAGACAATGCCCGTTATACAAGCCTTGAAGAGTTTGATATTCCCGACACGGTAGATGATGCTGTCCTAAAGGACGAAAAAATAGAACTCAAAGACAATGACGGTAAGCCATTTTACCTTAGAAGAATAGCTTTTTGGTACGATAAACACCAAAAAGTTTATGAGTTCATTACCAACAATTATGAACTTCAGGCAGATAAAATTGCCGAGATCTACAAGAACAGGTGGCAAATCGAGACTATGTTCAAACGCCTTAAACAAAACTTCCCGCTAAAGTATTTTCTTGGAGATAATCAAAATGCCATCGAGATACAGATATGGGTCAGCTTAATCATACAACTAATAATGCTTGTCATTCAGAGAAAAGCAGAAAGAAAATGGGCATATTCTAATATGATGTCCGTGATACGATATCATTTAATGACCTATATTGATTTGTTCAAATTCCTTAAAAATCCAGAAGCAAAATGGGAAGATATTACAACAAAAAATATAGGTCAATTAAGCCTTTTTGACCCATAA
- a CDS encoding Piwi domain-containing protein, whose amino-acid sequence MNQELYFNILTFDIPNKPITFYFSKEKIGNAQEIYKNKFPSNIENLFPGIKEENPDFIYTSFIYEKEDYQPLTLNLKEQPTESLKHYFNWRIKKHFKSKNKVVKTNFVNDVQVWIKDTTFKNPTFAKYDKFTLKLQFEEVSDFAELVIAYDGVTKILKNPVSELVKEVSPTLLTGVIYNRHYFKFEFLQEIENDFSKTYPVFNNKIRAALGYEAENKIKGNKYKHYKTKIDGFIKKHIVQNDFKEIVSINRESYLSVEKKRIGEVAKECNDLVFNGGAVGKIPKYDFKKLKPFKPCTQIHKNIHLFFIVHQEHTNEAKALQNYLQNGLKWYKGLQEYAGVLYHIEPGFSIVFDDMENPLPQITQGIKNLKLKSEVTYVAIYLSPFSKYEQDLPKKQVYYKVKEQLLLRRIVSQVVDVNKFQEKQNDFEYELTNISLAILAKLEGIPWQLTTPSKKELVIGVGAFKNVEENIRYVASAFSFQSNGKFNEFQYFSKSDTKKLAGAISDAIWQYVTVEQNPDKVVIHFYKEMSNEEIEPVLEMMNTLHLDCPLYIVNINKTRSKDIIAFDQNWNGKLMPKSGTYINISKTEHKYLLFNNSRYDDSTTYPSSEGFPFPVKLRITSPTPEALTDSKMIKKLIEQVYQFSRLYWKSLRQQNVPITIKYPEMVAEIAPRFDSSTIPPYGEETLWFL is encoded by the coding sequence ATGAATCAGGAACTTTATTTTAATATTCTAACGTTTGATATACCAAACAAGCCGATAACATTTTACTTTAGTAAAGAGAAAATAGGAAATGCACAGGAAATTTATAAAAACAAATTCCCTTCTAATATAGAAAATTTGTTTCCGGGTATCAAAGAAGAAAATCCTGATTTCATCTACACATCTTTTATTTATGAAAAAGAAGACTACCAACCGTTAACGCTTAACCTAAAGGAACAACCAACGGAGTCGCTTAAGCACTATTTCAATTGGAGAATTAAGAAACACTTTAAAAGTAAAAATAAAGTAGTCAAAACCAATTTTGTAAACGATGTGCAAGTATGGATAAAAGACACAACATTTAAAAACCCAACCTTTGCGAAGTACGACAAGTTTACCCTAAAGTTACAGTTTGAGGAAGTGAGTGATTTTGCGGAATTGGTAATTGCTTATGATGGCGTTACTAAAATTCTTAAAAACCCTGTTTCAGAATTGGTAAAAGAAGTGTCACCGACATTATTGACAGGAGTAATTTATAACAGGCATTATTTTAAATTTGAGTTTCTACAGGAAATAGAAAATGATTTCTCTAAAACCTATCCTGTTTTTAATAATAAAATAAGAGCGGCATTGGGCTATGAAGCGGAAAACAAAATAAAAGGGAACAAATACAAACACTATAAAACAAAAATTGATGGTTTTATAAAGAAACATATCGTACAAAACGATTTCAAAGAAATAGTTTCCATCAACAGGGAATCCTATTTATCTGTGGAGAAAAAGCGCATTGGTGAAGTAGCAAAAGAATGCAATGATTTGGTATTCAATGGCGGTGCCGTTGGCAAAATTCCAAAGTACGATTTCAAAAAATTAAAACCATTTAAACCTTGTACACAAATTCATAAAAACATACACCTTTTCTTTATTGTACATCAAGAGCATACCAATGAGGCAAAAGCACTTCAAAATTATCTTCAAAATGGTTTAAAATGGTATAAGGGATTGCAAGAATATGCAGGAGTTTTATATCATATAGAACCAGGCTTTAGCATTGTATTTGATGATATGGAAAACCCGCTACCTCAAATAACACAAGGTATAAAAAACTTAAAATTAAAATCCGAGGTAACTTATGTAGCCATTTATCTAAGTCCATTTTCAAAGTACGAGCAAGACTTGCCTAAAAAACAAGTCTATTATAAAGTGAAGGAACAACTATTATTAAGACGGATTGTTTCACAGGTAGTTGATGTTAATAAATTTCAGGAGAAGCAAAACGACTTTGAGTATGAACTTACAAATATTTCTTTAGCCATTTTAGCAAAATTAGAAGGCATTCCGTGGCAATTAACCACCCCATCAAAAAAGGAATTGGTTATTGGCGTAGGGGCATTTAAAAATGTAGAAGAAAATATCCGTTATGTAGCAAGTGCCTTCAGTTTTCAGAGTAACGGTAAATTCAATGAATTTCAATATTTCAGTAAATCAGATACCAAAAAATTAGCGGGTGCTATTAGTGATGCCATTTGGCAATATGTAACAGTAGAACAAAATCCGGATAAAGTGGTTATTCATTTCTATAAGGAAATGAGTAATGAAGAAATCGAACCTGTTCTTGAAATGATGAATACTTTGCATTTAGATTGTCCTTTGTATATCGTCAACATCAATAAAACGAGGTCAAAAGATATAATTGCATTTGACCAAAATTGGAATGGTAAATTAATGCCAAAAAGCGGTACATATATCAATATCAGTAAAACAGAACACAAATACCTATTGTTCAACAATTCCAGATACGATGATAGTACAACATACCCGTCATCAGAAGGTTTTCCATTCCCTGTAAAATTAAGAATTACAAGTCCAACACCAGAAGCCTTAACCGATAGCAAGATGATTAAAAAATTGATAGAACAGGTATATCAATTCAGTAGGCTGTATTGGAAATCCTTACGTCAACAAAATGTACCCATTACCATTAAATACCCGGAAATGGTTGCAGAAATTGCACCTCGTTTTGATAGTAGCACGATTCCACCGTATGGAGAAGAAACGCTTTGGTTTTTATAA